The following proteins are encoded in a genomic region of Dyadobacter sp. UC 10:
- a CDS encoding T9SS type A sorting domain-containing protein, translating to MANCFKNFNRHLSLITVLTVTMFTGHSSIAQENVGAVLERGIGFTSNLSYPAKNSRGRVSAELGERPIPDQPASRTLVQSKLALWPNPASSETRVAVENMTEQAVGGGYTMQVHSTDGRLVQQQAWSAGQGLDVTRIPEGTYIVTVRRDDLVFSQKLIVKRQ from the coding sequence ATGGCAAATTGTTTTAAGAATTTCAACAGGCATCTTAGTTTGATTACAGTCTTGACCGTGACAATGTTCACCGGGCATTCCTCCATTGCACAAGAAAATGTAGGTGCAGTGTTGGAGCGTGGAATTGGATTCACATCGAATCTCAGTTATCCTGCGAAAAATTCGCGTGGGCGGGTATCGGCAGAACTGGGTGAGCGCCCTATCCCCGACCAGCCGGCGTCCCGTACGCTAGTCCAGAGCAAACTGGCGTTGTGGCCCAACCCTGCCAGCAGTGAAACCCGGGTGGCGGTCGAGAACATGACCGAACAGGCAGTAGGCGGCGGTTACACGATGCAGGTACACAGCACGGATGGCCGGCTGGTGCAGCAGCAGGCCTGGTCTGCGGGTCAGGGGCTGGATGTGACGCGTATCCCGGAAGGGACCTATATTGTCACTGTCCGGCGCGATGATCTGGTTTTCTCCCAAAAGCTGATTGTCAAACGACAATAG